A genomic segment from Nonomuraea helvata encodes:
- a CDS encoding NAD(P)/FAD-dependent oxidoreductase, translating to MVQRPRVVVVGAGFAGLAATKELAEAGALVTLIDRNPYATFQPLLYQVATAAMSSADVSYPIRTFAAKWPNVRARRAAVTKILPAERRVELDDGSGVEYDYLVLGTGVTTNWLGIEGAQENALPIYSLSDAATLRRRFQHYLEDTAAGRRKSVHVVVVGAGATGVEMAGTLAELRRRTLPLTHPEIKPDQTSVTLVERFDYVLAPYKARLRDAAARALRRRGVRLRLGSTVASVEPDAVVLSDGTRLPSDVTVWALGVTAPQQVGDWGLPQGKGGRIKVTEALNVPEHPEIFVAGDLAGPPDPLPQLAQPAMQMGEHVATQILAAAQGRPLQAFSYRDPGIMATVGKSEAVLQLSNGLTMRGLPAWLVWIFIHVAYLLGGRNRLTVLLNFFWRYFGPRRSAASVTQ from the coding sequence ATGGTGCAGAGACCGCGAGTCGTGGTGGTGGGGGCCGGGTTCGCCGGGCTGGCCGCCACCAAGGAGCTGGCCGAGGCCGGAGCGCTGGTGACGCTCATCGACCGCAACCCGTACGCGACCTTCCAGCCACTCCTCTACCAGGTGGCGACCGCCGCGATGAGCAGCGCGGACGTCTCGTACCCCATCCGCACGTTCGCCGCGAAGTGGCCCAACGTGCGGGCACGCCGGGCCGCGGTGACCAAGATCCTCCCGGCCGAGCGGCGCGTGGAGCTCGACGACGGCAGCGGGGTCGAGTACGACTACCTCGTCCTGGGCACCGGCGTCACCACCAACTGGCTCGGCATCGAGGGCGCGCAGGAGAACGCGCTGCCGATCTACTCGCTCAGCGACGCGGCGACGTTGCGCCGCCGGTTCCAGCACTACCTGGAGGACACCGCGGCGGGCCGGCGCAAGAGCGTGCACGTCGTGGTGGTCGGCGCGGGCGCGACCGGGGTCGAGATGGCCGGCACGCTGGCCGAGCTGCGGCGGCGCACGCTACCCCTGACGCACCCCGAGATCAAGCCGGACCAGACCAGCGTGACGCTGGTGGAGCGGTTCGACTACGTGCTGGCGCCGTACAAGGCGAGGCTGCGGGACGCGGCGGCGCGGGCGCTGCGCCGGAGAGGGGTGCGGCTGCGGCTGGGTTCCACGGTCGCGTCCGTCGAGCCGGACGCGGTGGTGCTGTCCGACGGCACGCGGCTGCCGAGCGACGTGACCGTGTGGGCGCTCGGCGTCACGGCGCCCCAGCAGGTCGGCGACTGGGGGCTGCCGCAGGGCAAGGGCGGCAGGATCAAGGTGACGGAGGCCCTGAACGTACCGGAGCATCCCGAGATCTTCGTGGCGGGCGACCTGGCGGGGCCGCCCGACCCGCTGCCCCAGCTCGCCCAGCCGGCGATGCAGATGGGCGAGCACGTGGCCACGCAGATCCTCGCGGCCGCCCAGGGGCGGCCGCTGCAGGCGTTCTCCTATCGCGATCCGGGCATCATGGCCACCGTGGGCAAGTCGGAGGCCGTGTTGCAGCTGTCCAACGGGCTCACCATGCGCGGGCTGCCCGCCTGGCTGGTGTGGATCTTCATTCACGTGGCGTACCTGCTGGGCGGGCGCAACCGCCTGACCGTGCTGCTCAACTTCTTCTGGCGCTACTTCGGCCCCCGCCGCTCGGCCGCCAGCGTCACGCAGTGA
- the lat gene encoding L-lysine 6-transaminase, which yields MDVHARLARHLLVDGYRLVLDLEQSHGSWLVDARSGRRYLDFYTFFASAPLGVNPPFDAEFTRLLGQVARNKPANPDIYTEQLADFVDTFSRVLGDPELPHLFFVEGGALAVENALKTAFDWKSRRNEAAGRSRDLGTKVLHLTKAFHGRSGYTLSLTNTEPGKTDRFPKFDWPRIDVPAIHFGDVEAAEERALAQAREAFERNPYDIACFIAEPIQGEGGDNHMRPEFLQAMQDMCHEYDALFILDEVQTGGGTTGTPWAYQQLGLAPDVVAFAKKVQVGGIMAGRRVDLVPENVFEQSGRINSTWGGGLVDMVRSRGILEIVERDGLIARAGTLGTALLDGLTKLEADRPELVSNVRGRGLMCAFDLPDHTTRDALVTRLREDHGVLALPCGPRSVRLRPAMNIPEADVDHGLRALAEALTA from the coding sequence ATGGACGTACACGCCCGCCTCGCCCGCCACCTGCTCGTCGACGGCTACCGTCTCGTGCTCGACCTGGAGCAGAGCCACGGCTCCTGGCTCGTCGACGCCCGGAGCGGACGCCGTTACCTGGACTTCTACACGTTCTTCGCCTCCGCGCCGCTCGGGGTGAACCCACCCTTCGACGCCGAGTTCACCCGGTTGCTCGGCCAGGTCGCCCGCAACAAACCGGCGAACCCCGACATCTACACCGAGCAGCTGGCGGACTTCGTCGACACCTTCTCCCGCGTGCTGGGCGATCCGGAGCTGCCGCACCTGTTCTTCGTGGAAGGCGGCGCCCTGGCCGTCGAGAACGCGCTCAAGACGGCCTTCGACTGGAAGAGCCGCCGCAACGAGGCCGCCGGCCGCTCACGCGACCTGGGCACCAAGGTCCTGCACCTGACGAAGGCCTTCCACGGCCGCAGCGGCTACACCCTGAGCCTGACCAACACCGAGCCGGGCAAGACCGACCGCTTCCCCAAGTTCGACTGGCCGCGGATCGACGTGCCCGCCATCCACTTCGGCGACGTCGAGGCGGCCGAGGAGCGTGCGCTGGCGCAGGCACGCGAGGCGTTCGAGCGGAATCCGTACGACATCGCCTGTTTCATCGCCGAGCCGATCCAGGGCGAGGGCGGCGACAATCACATGCGGCCCGAGTTCCTCCAGGCCATGCAGGACATGTGCCACGAGTACGACGCCCTGTTCATCCTCGACGAGGTCCAGACGGGCGGCGGCACGACCGGCACGCCGTGGGCGTACCAGCAGCTGGGCCTCGCCCCGGATGTGGTGGCGTTCGCGAAGAAGGTCCAGGTGGGCGGGATCATGGCGGGGCGCAGGGTCGACCTGGTGCCGGAGAACGTGTTCGAGCAGAGCGGGCGCATCAACTCCACATGGGGCGGCGGCCTGGTGGACATGGTCCGCAGCCGGGGCATCCTGGAGATCGTCGAGCGCGACGGGCTGATCGCCCGCGCCGGCACCCTCGGCACCGCGCTGCTCGACGGCCTCACCAAGCTGGAGGCCGATCGCCCCGAGCTGGTCTCCAACGTCCGCGGCAGGGGCCTGATGTGCGCGTTCGACCTGCCGGACCACACCACGCGCGACGCGCTGGTGACCCGGCTCAGGGAGGATCACGGGGTGCTGGCGCTGCCCTGCGGTCCCCGTTCCGTACGTCTGCGCCCGGCGATGAACATCCCGGAGGCCGACGTCGACCACGGCCTGCGGGCACTGGCGGAGGCGCTCACTGCGTGA
- a CDS encoding HdeD family acid-resistance protein, whose translation MGDITRSWWLLLLRGLASILFGFLALIWPAITLFVLVTVFGAYALVGGVFELLAGFRHGAESRAWLIISGIFGILVGIATFIWPGITSLALLFIVAFWAIVTGVLEIVAGIRLRKTIDNEWMLIIGGALSVIFGILLLVWPVSGLLSLVWLVGIFAILHGVAEIALAFRVKNFTRRVGMP comes from the coding sequence ATGGGAGATATCACTCGGTCATGGTGGCTGCTGCTCCTGCGCGGCCTCGCGTCCATCCTCTTCGGGTTCCTGGCCCTGATCTGGCCGGCGATCACGCTGTTCGTGCTGGTGACCGTCTTCGGCGCGTACGCGTTGGTGGGCGGGGTGTTCGAGCTGCTCGCCGGGTTCCGGCACGGGGCCGAGTCGAGGGCCTGGCTCATCATTTCCGGAATTTTCGGGATCCTGGTCGGTATAGCGACGTTCATCTGGCCCGGCATCACCTCGCTCGCCCTGCTCTTCATCGTGGCCTTCTGGGCCATCGTCACCGGTGTCCTGGAGATCGTGGCCGGGATCCGGCTGCGGAAGACCATCGACAACGAGTGGATGCTCATCATCGGAGGCGCCCTGTCGGTGATCTTCGGCATCCTGCTGCTCGTCTGGCCTGTCTCGGGCCTGCTCAGCCTCGTCTGGCTGGTCGGCATCTTCGCGATCCTGCACGGCGTCGCGGAGATCGCCCTGGCGTTCCGCGTGAAGAACTTCACTCGGAGGGTAGGTATGCCATAA
- the trhA gene encoding PAQR family membrane homeostasis protein TrhA — MTTITVKPRLRGWLHTGALPVALVAGFVLVALGPTLQARLAAAVYAITSGSLFGISATYHRGTMGPRLAEFLRRFDHANIYLIIAGTYTPFALLALDGAARVAVLAVIWGGAMAGVLFRVLWMGAPRWLYTVLYLALGWTAIFVMPQLLHGAGVAAVVLVAVGGVLYSAGAIVYGLRRPDPSPRWFGFHEVFHALTLAAYLVQYIAVSIVVYSHV, encoded by the coding sequence ATGACGACCATCACCGTCAAGCCGAGGCTGCGAGGCTGGTTGCACACCGGAGCGCTGCCCGTGGCGCTGGTCGCGGGCTTCGTGCTCGTGGCACTCGGCCCGACCCTGCAGGCGCGGCTGGCCGCCGCCGTTTACGCCATAACGTCCGGTTCGTTGTTCGGGATCTCGGCCACCTATCACCGGGGCACGATGGGTCCGCGGCTGGCGGAGTTCCTGCGCCGGTTCGATCATGCGAACATCTATCTGATCATCGCCGGCACCTACACCCCGTTCGCCCTGCTGGCGCTCGACGGGGCGGCGCGGGTCGCGGTGCTCGCCGTCATCTGGGGCGGGGCCATGGCCGGGGTGCTGTTCAGGGTGCTGTGGATGGGCGCGCCGCGCTGGCTCTACACCGTCCTCTACCTGGCGCTGGGCTGGACGGCGATCTTCGTGATGCCGCAGCTGCTGCACGGCGCGGGTGTGGCCGCCGTCGTGCTGGTGGCCGTCGGGGGCGTCCTCTACTCGGCGGGAGCCATCGTGTACGGCCTGCGCCGCCCGGACCCGTCGCCCCGCTGGTTCGGCTTCCACGAGGTCTTCCACGCCCTGACTCTCGCCGCCTACCTGGTGCAGTACATCGCGGTGTCGATCGTGGTCTATTCGCACGTGTAG
- a CDS encoding penicillin-binding transpeptidase domain-containing protein, whose amino-acid sequence MASNGVKGSAAQTAAAYFDAWRKGDVPRMERLVYQPPRDFAAQHYRLTENLHVSSIQLTPGRLKSVGEEAAEVPFAGVRQLDEFGAWPFDSTLRLGVRDRAWKVLWAPETLHPLLKDGGTLELDEIDVSATELVTREGDRIPNDSYADSYLNQLKPELAQAGHAWELVSKVPGQPVRQLMTHQPKANVERTTLSRNVQAAAARALDAAEDSTIIAIRPSTGEIVALADRLKDNYSAVRDVFPPGSVFKTITAAALIKNGLDPAAQVPCPGTYTIPFNRPFDNDGKVDRGLVSFADAYAYSCNTTFVEQATTRLTADQLRQTADEWGFGRPIATGIGGTCGTMPDTDDPNMFGADAIGQGQVVTTPLCMAAVAAAVQSGTWRSPRLLSEAQVRRIDGTPYKDVPMDGQVVAALRDMMAAVVDHGTARDMGLPEGVAGKTGTAEVDGGEGSHAWFIGYRDDLAFCVFVRHGGSGRQAAVPIAARFLNGL is encoded by the coding sequence ATGGCGTCGAACGGGGTCAAGGGGAGCGCCGCCCAGACCGCCGCGGCGTACTTCGACGCGTGGCGCAAGGGCGACGTGCCCCGCATGGAGCGCCTGGTGTACCAGCCGCCCCGGGACTTCGCCGCCCAGCATTACCGGCTGACGGAGAATCTCCACGTCAGCTCCATCCAGCTGACACCCGGGCGGTTGAAGAGCGTGGGGGAGGAGGCCGCCGAGGTGCCGTTCGCGGGGGTGCGGCAGCTCGACGAGTTCGGGGCGTGGCCGTTCGACAGCACGTTGCGGCTGGGCGTACGGGACCGGGCGTGGAAGGTGTTATGGGCCCCCGAGACGCTGCACCCCCTCCTCAAGGACGGCGGCACGCTGGAACTGGACGAGATCGACGTCTCGGCGACCGAGCTGGTCACCAGAGAGGGCGACAGGATCCCCAACGACAGTTACGCGGACTCGTACCTCAACCAGCTCAAACCCGAGCTCGCCCAGGCCGGGCACGCCTGGGAGCTGGTCTCGAAGGTGCCGGGGCAGCCCGTCAGGCAGCTCATGACCCACCAGCCCAAGGCGAACGTCGAACGCACCACCCTGTCACGCAACGTCCAGGCCGCCGCCGCCAGGGCGCTGGACGCGGCCGAGGACTCCACGATCATCGCCATCCGGCCGAGCACCGGCGAGATCGTCGCGCTCGCCGACCGCCTCAAGGACAACTACAGCGCCGTACGCGATGTCTTCCCGCCCGGCTCCGTCTTCAAGACGATCACCGCGGCGGCGCTGATCAAGAACGGGCTCGACCCGGCGGCGCAGGTGCCGTGCCCGGGCACGTACACGATCCCCTTCAACCGGCCCTTCGACAACGACGGCAAGGTGGACCGCGGGCTCGTCAGCTTCGCCGACGCGTACGCCTACTCCTGCAACACGACCTTCGTCGAGCAGGCCACCACCAGGCTGACCGCGGACCAGCTGCGTCAGACGGCCGACGAGTGGGGGTTCGGGCGGCCGATCGCGACCGGCATCGGCGGCACCTGCGGCACTATGCCGGACACCGACGACCCGAACATGTTCGGCGCGGACGCCATCGGCCAGGGCCAGGTCGTCACCACGCCGCTCTGCATGGCCGCGGTCGCCGCCGCCGTGCAGAGCGGCACCTGGCGCTCGCCCAGGCTGCTGTCGGAGGCACAGGTGCGCCGCATCGACGGCACCCCGTACAAGGACGTGCCGATGGACGGGCAGGTCGTGGCCGCGCTCAGGGACATGATGGCCGCCGTGGTCGATCACGGTACGGCCAGGGACATGGGGCTGCCGGAGGGCGTGGCGGGCAAGACGGGGACGGCGGAGGTGGACGGCGGCGAAGGGTCGCACGCGTGGTTCATCGGCTACCGGGACGACCTGGCCTTCTGCGTGTTCGTGCGGCACGGCGGCTCGGGGCGCCAGGCGGCCGTCCCCATCGCCGCCCGCTTCCTCAACGGCCTTTAA
- a CDS encoding fused MFS/spermidine synthase has protein sequence MPGLYPVTFGEIELLRDLDRQDGWVLSKDGVPQSYVDLQDPTFLEFEYVRLMADVIDLLPDGPLSCVHVGGGACTIPRYISATRRDSRHIVIEPDGLLVNLVREQLDLRSVPKLKVIVEGGREGTAKIWDASADLVVLDAFTGATMPVELATTEYMGDLARVLRPSGTLLINMADGKGLAFARRLLATVTRTFGHVALLAEPGIMRGRRFGNLIVAASRTALPVDLMTRRAAGGLTQARCVYGEALTKFIAGAAPIKDGDPVLAPVPPPAVFG, from the coding sequence ATGCCTGGCCTGTATCCGGTGACGTTCGGCGAGATCGAGCTGCTCCGGGACCTGGACAGGCAGGACGGCTGGGTGCTGTCCAAGGATGGCGTACCTCAGTCGTACGTTGATCTACAAGACCCGACATTTCTGGAATTCGAGTATGTCCGACTCATGGCGGATGTGATCGACCTTCTGCCCGACGGACCGCTGAGCTGCGTACACGTGGGCGGGGGCGCCTGCACCATCCCCCGCTACATCTCCGCCACCCGCCGCGACTCCCGCCACATCGTCATCGAGCCCGACGGCCTCCTGGTCAATCTCGTCCGCGAGCAGCTGGACCTGCGGTCGGTGCCCAAGCTGAAGGTCATCGTCGAGGGCGGCCGGGAGGGCACCGCCAAGATCTGGGACGCGTCGGCGGACCTGGTGGTGCTGGACGCCTTCACGGGGGCGACGATGCCGGTGGAGCTGGCCACGACGGAGTACATGGGCGACCTCGCCAGGGTCCTCCGGCCGTCCGGCACCCTGTTGATCAACATGGCCGACGGGAAGGGCCTCGCCTTCGCCAGGCGCCTGCTCGCCACGGTGACGCGCACGTTCGGCCACGTGGCCCTGCTGGCGGAGCCGGGCATCATGCGCGGGCGCCGCTTCGGCAACCTGATCGTGGCGGCCTCGCGTACGGCCCTGCCCGTGGACCTGATGACCCGCCGCGCGGCGGGCGGCCTCACGCAGGCGAGATGCGTGTACGGGGAGGCGCTGACGAAGTTCATCGCGGGCGCCGCCCCGATCAAGGACGGCGACCCGGTCCTGGCCCCGGTCCCGCCGCCCGCCGTCTTCGGCTGA
- a CDS encoding GNAT family N-acetyltransferase: MLIEERAPADTGLAALLDAAFAELVARYGPEGRSGVHADARFLVAVVDRVAVGCGAVQPGEGATGELKRMYVDPRFRGRGVARSLLKALEELAVELGYDRMRLATGVRQPEAVALYESSGYERIEPYGKYAGQTLVFCYAKNLLM, from the coding sequence ATGCTGATCGAGGAACGTGCCCCTGCGGATACCGGGCTCGCCGCGCTCCTGGACGCGGCCTTCGCCGAGCTGGTCGCCAGGTACGGCCCCGAGGGCCGCTCGGGCGTGCACGCCGACGCGAGATTCCTGGTGGCCGTGGTCGACCGGGTCGCCGTCGGCTGCGGCGCCGTGCAACCGGGCGAGGGCGCGACCGGCGAGCTCAAGCGCATGTACGTCGACCCCCGCTTCCGGGGGCGCGGCGTCGCACGGTCCCTGCTGAAGGCCCTGGAGGAGCTCGCGGTGGAGCTGGGGTACGACCGGATGCGCCTGGCCACCGGAGTCCGCCAGCCCGAGGCTGTCGCCCTCTACGAGAGCTCCGGCTATGAGCGGATCGAGCCCTACGGCAAGTACGCAGGCCAGACGCTGGTCTTCTGCTATGCCAAGAACCTTCTGATGTGA
- a CDS encoding response regulator transcription factor, whose protein sequence is MDDLAPIRTVVADDHYLVREGTRQLLDMSGEVTVVGAVGNADELLDAVRRLAPDVVITDIRMPGGDWRPGFEGIDAAHRIRAAHPAVGVVVLSQFSDTLFAFELFKHGTEGYAYLLKDRVGDLDELLGAIRAVASGGSVIDPKVVEGLLARRDVRGQREALTARERDVLREMAHGRSNSAIARALHLSISSVEKNVNAIFTKLGLENSGDVHRRVAAVLAYLGPDVS, encoded by the coding sequence ATGGATGATCTCGCGCCCATCCGTACGGTGGTGGCGGACGACCACTACCTGGTACGCGAGGGCACCCGCCAGCTGCTCGACATGTCGGGCGAGGTGACCGTCGTCGGCGCGGTGGGCAACGCCGACGAGCTCCTCGATGCCGTCCGCCGCCTCGCCCCCGACGTCGTGATCACCGACATCCGCATGCCGGGCGGGGACTGGCGGCCCGGTTTCGAGGGCATAGACGCGGCCCACCGCATCCGCGCCGCCCATCCGGCCGTCGGGGTGGTGGTGCTGTCGCAGTTCTCGGACACGTTGTTCGCGTTCGAGCTGTTCAAGCACGGTACGGAGGGTTACGCGTACCTCCTCAAGGACCGCGTGGGGGACCTCGACGAGCTGCTCGGAGCGATCAGGGCGGTCGCCTCCGGCGGCTCGGTCATCGACCCGAAGGTGGTGGAGGGGCTCCTCGCCAGGCGCGACGTACGGGGGCAGCGGGAGGCGCTGACGGCACGTGAGCGGGATGTGCTGAGGGAGATGGCGCACGGCCGCTCCAACTCGGCCATCGCCAGGGCCCTGCACCTGTCGATCTCGTCGGTGGAGAAGAACGTCAACGCGATCTTCACCAAGCTCGGGCTGGAGAACAGCGGTGACGTGCACAGGCGGGTGGCCGCCGTGCTCGCCTACCTCGGCCCCGATGTGTCCTAG
- a CDS encoding sensor histidine kinase, with translation MSSRLVAGLLATIAAGGLVAGALLESGLPAPATQWMFIALGLILPTLGLLLAVRRPEVRYGWLLLAAALCLGLGALGLGLSARGGYPHLLVTLLSCMSAGFYGLTWIFVPLLFPDGRLPSRRWRPVAWISGVAVAVHGVGLTFTGIKPYEMLDKPLVALLVAGVAQFVTWIMAVTVFCGLVVRWRRSEQAERGQYAWMVGGVTLSLAGGVLLLSSGTWVSGLAGVMMLIGALPAAIGVAVVRHRLLDIRIGIRGSRLHLMFDVRPTVDEVLSDLGTALDDAPEPVELLGRLAAAVRTGLEVRWAAVTLADGRRVVAGKEEGAAVLAVPVRGGLGRIECGPPLVTGPLPRSLPRSLTREDKRLLEALAVPAGLAIQSAGLVTRLVNAQEAERRRIERNIHDGVQQQLVALIAGLELARATGAGPDTLAHLREQARQTLADLRELAAGIHPSALSQGGLVEAVEERCSRLPVQTTVSVPSSLRSRRFADEIEGAMYFTVSEAVANALKHAAAATIDVRLSQADGRLRATVADDGTGFDPSATDRRGLATLSDRLDALGGGLTVDSSPGKGTRLTAWVPADG, from the coding sequence ATGAGTTCCAGGCTGGTGGCCGGGCTGCTGGCGACGATCGCGGCCGGGGGCCTCGTGGCCGGCGCGTTGCTGGAGAGCGGGCTGCCTGCCCCGGCGACCCAGTGGATGTTCATCGCGCTCGGCCTGATTCTGCCCACGCTCGGGTTGCTGCTGGCGGTCAGACGTCCGGAGGTCCGCTACGGCTGGCTCCTGCTCGCCGCCGCGCTGTGCCTCGGGCTCGGCGCGCTCGGCCTGGGGCTGTCGGCCCGCGGCGGGTATCCCCATCTCCTGGTCACCCTGCTCAGCTGCATGTCCGCCGGCTTCTACGGCCTGACATGGATCTTCGTACCGCTGCTCTTCCCCGACGGGCGGCTGCCCTCGCGCCGATGGCGGCCCGTCGCGTGGATCTCGGGCGTCGCCGTCGCCGTGCACGGCGTCGGGCTGACCTTCACCGGCATCAAGCCGTACGAGATGCTGGACAAGCCCCTGGTGGCCCTCCTCGTGGCCGGTGTCGCGCAGTTCGTCACGTGGATCATGGCGGTGACCGTGTTCTGCGGGCTGGTGGTGCGCTGGCGGCGCAGCGAGCAGGCGGAGCGTGGGCAGTACGCCTGGATGGTCGGCGGCGTGACCCTGAGCCTGGCCGGGGGCGTGCTGTTGCTGAGCTCGGGGACGTGGGTGTCAGGGCTGGCGGGGGTGATGATGCTGATCGGGGCGCTGCCGGCGGCCATCGGGGTGGCGGTCGTCCGGCACCGGCTGCTCGACATCAGGATCGGCATCAGGGGATCGCGGCTGCACCTGATGTTCGACGTGCGCCCGACGGTGGACGAGGTGCTGTCCGACCTCGGCACGGCGCTCGACGACGCGCCCGAGCCCGTGGAGCTGCTCGGACGGCTGGCCGCGGCCGTGCGTACCGGGCTGGAGGTCAGGTGGGCGGCCGTGACACTCGCGGACGGACGGCGCGTGGTCGCCGGCAAGGAGGAGGGCGCGGCGGTGCTGGCGGTGCCGGTACGCGGCGGACTCGGGCGGATCGAATGCGGCCCACCGCTCGTCACGGGCCCACTGCCCCGCTCGCTGCCCCGCTCCCTGACCCGTGAGGACAAGCGGCTCCTGGAGGCCCTGGCCGTGCCCGCCGGCCTCGCCATCCAGAGCGCGGGCCTGGTCACCCGGCTGGTCAACGCGCAGGAGGCGGAGCGCCGTCGCATTGAGCGCAACATCCACGACGGCGTGCAGCAGCAGCTCGTCGCGCTCATCGCCGGGCTGGAGCTGGCCCGCGCCACGGGAGCGGGCCCCGACACGCTTGCCCACCTGCGTGAACAGGCCCGCCAGACGCTCGCCGACCTGCGCGAGCTGGCGGCCGGCATCCACCCGTCCGCGCTCAGCCAGGGCGGCCTGGTGGAGGCCGTGGAGGAGCGCTGCTCCCGCCTGCCCGTGCAGACCACGGTGTCCGTTCCATCCTCCTTGCGGTCCAGGCGGTTCGCCGACGAGATCGAGGGCGCCATGTACTTCACCGTGAGCGAGGCGGTGGCCAACGCGCTCAAGCACGCGGCGGCCGCCACCATAGACGTACGCCTGTCGCAGGCGGACGGCCGCCTGCGCGCCACGGTCGCCGACGACGGCACGGGCTTCGACCCGTCCGCCACCGATCGCAGAGGGCTGGCGACGCTGTCCGACCGGCTGGACGCCCTCGGCGGCGGCCTGACCGTGGACAGCTCGCCGGGGAAGGGGACGCGTTTGACCGCGTGGGTGCCGGCCGATGGATGA
- a CDS encoding serine hydrolase, producing the protein MSKPARVLAAAAVAVAATACVSAPVPAQATVTPATAVAAPEIPDTPVGRQLRWLLDAVSRTPIAESELAGHFAAGFLKDIPADQINQVLAAFQGMRLERLAQSQDRALVAAVVAAGTSHEVVLSVDAAGLIDGLQFRAPEPKSWAELDERLGKVASQAGFMAAELGKGGACRPVHAVARGTARPLGSMFKLYVLGAVAERIRGGAFGWDTRLTITPELKSLPSGELQNRPDGSKVSVLEAARLMISISDNTATDLLIHKVGRKTVERTMRAWGGHDKRNVPFLTTRELSVLKGADYPRHAKRYLSLGTAERRAYLDEVVAKVPLSGITGWTAPRELDTLEWYGSPADLCEVYSHLAMLPDEHIGQVLSINDAGLRLDKGRWPSVWHKGGSEPGVFDLSYLARSSDGRTYFVTAMATDPSRPFDETKAARELLALSRGAFTLVKER; encoded by the coding sequence ATGTCGAAGCCCGCCCGCGTTCTGGCGGCGGCCGCGGTGGCGGTCGCCGCGACGGCGTGCGTGAGCGCGCCCGTCCCGGCCCAGGCCACGGTCACCCCTGCCACCGCCGTGGCCGCGCCGGAGATCCCCGACACGCCTGTCGGCAGGCAATTGCGCTGGCTGCTCGACGCCGTCTCCCGTACACCGATCGCCGAGAGCGAGCTGGCGGGGCACTTCGCCGCCGGCTTCCTCAAAGACATCCCCGCCGACCAGATCAACCAGGTCCTGGCGGCTTTCCAGGGCATGCGGCTGGAACGGCTCGCGCAGTCGCAGGACCGGGCGCTGGTGGCGGCGGTCGTGGCGGCAGGCACGTCGCACGAGGTCGTGCTCTCCGTGGACGCCGCCGGTCTGATCGACGGCCTGCAGTTCCGCGCCCCGGAGCCCAAGAGCTGGGCCGAGCTGGACGAACGCCTCGGCAAGGTGGCGTCCCAGGCCGGCTTCATGGCGGCCGAGCTGGGCAAGGGCGGAGCCTGCCGCCCGGTGCACGCCGTCGCCCGCGGCACGGCCCGCCCGCTCGGGTCGATGTTCAAGCTGTACGTGCTCGGCGCGGTGGCCGAGCGCATCCGCGGGGGCGCGTTCGGCTGGGACACCCGGCTCACGATCACACCCGAGCTGAAGAGCCTGCCGTCCGGCGAGCTGCAGAACCGCCCGGACGGCAGCAAGGTCTCCGTCCTGGAGGCCGCCAGGCTGATGATCTCCATCAGCGACAACACCGCCACCGACCTGCTGATCCACAAGGTGGGCCGCAAGACGGTCGAGCGCACGATGCGGGCCTGGGGCGGGCATGACAAGCGCAACGTGCCTTTCCTCACGACGAGGGAGCTGTCCGTACTCAAGGGCGCCGACTATCCCCGCCATGCCAAGCGCTACCTGTCGCTGGGGACGGCGGAGCGGCGCGCGTACCTGGACGAGGTCGTCGCCAAGGTGCCGCTGTCCGGCATCACCGGGTGGACCGCGCCGCGCGAGCTGGACACGCTCGAGTGGTACGGCTCCCCCGCCGATCTCTGCGAGGTCTACTCGCATCTGGCGATGCTGCCCGACGAGCACATCGGCCAGGTGCTGTCCATCAACGACGCCGGGCTGAGGCTGGACAAGGGCCGGTGGCCGTCGGTGTGGCACAAGGGCGGCTCGGAGCCGGGCGTGTTCGACCTGAGCTACCTCGCCCGGTCATCGGACGGCAGGACGTACTTCGTCACGGCGATGGCGACCGACCCGAGCAGGCCGTTCGACGAGACCAAGGCGGCCCGGGAACTCCTCGCGCTGAGCCGCGGCGCGTTCACCCTCGTCAAGGAGCGCTGA
- a CDS encoding MarR family transcriptional regulator, translating to MGAAGDDGLSIGELAQSAGVSSRNVTGLVDTLEKDGLVRRVQDPRDRRSVLARITPDGRAWIEAFRKPSQLAMAAIFRGFSPEELTSLRHLCLRLADNQQRLAEHLSAQEAR from the coding sequence ATGGGCGCCGCCGGCGACGACGGCCTCAGCATCGGAGAGCTGGCCCAGTCGGCGGGCGTGAGCTCGAGGAACGTGACAGGACTTGTCGACACATTGGAGAAGGACGGGCTCGTCCGCCGGGTTCAGGACCCGCGCGACCGGCGTTCGGTGCTCGCCAGGATCACCCCCGACGGGCGGGCCTGGATCGAGGCGTTCAGGAAGCCGTCGCAGCTCGCCATGGCGGCGATCTTCCGGGGGTTCTCGCCCGAGGAGCTGACCTCGCTGCGCCACCTGTGCCTGCGGCTGGCCGACAACCAGCAGCGGCTGGCCGAGCACCTGAGCGCCCAGGAGGCCCGATGA